CTGATGTAACTGGTCATCTTAGTCCTCTGTGGATTGAATGTGATTTTCTGATGGTTGTGAAGCAAAAGAAATGATGTCCCTTGGTTCAGATTGGCAGCATTGTCTTAATGTTCTAAATCTGATTCAATTTCATGTAAGTCATGTTTACAGTGAGGGAAATTGTGTTGCAGGCGAAACGGATGATCTATTCAATTTCATGTAACTGGTGGGACTCTTATCCTTCGGTTTGTGATGATCTATGCAAACGGATGCTATGGGCTTTGATGATTTTAGATTTGTATAGCATCCTTTCTCCTTTTTGTTGCttattttccctttttttttcttcttcttgcccTTTGGAATTGTATGAACTTGtgaattgttattttttttttaataataataataataaaggagCAAAAAGAGATATTGTTATTATATGGTAGTCAATACAATTTATAGATAGATATTAGAATGTcgcaatttttattttaataccttatgtgtttatttaataaaaatttataaattagatcaaatttatataaaaaagttttagtatgtaaaattataaaattttacataaaagttaagtatttaaaatctttatataaatttaatttaaattttataatttttattatataaattttttaaaaaataatgtcattataaattataacacTCTAGAATATCCTAATTTAtccttatatttatatttttttttcttaattaagtATTAAACTTGAAAGTGAGATtactataaattatttaatattaatgaaaCTGACATTTTACTTCTTAACTTTTGTACTCTGGTCTAGGTTATATAATCAGATTTAGTtcaatatatatgtatacagaactttttctttttctttttcttctttttaaaaaagggaacaataaaactaatattcATGTGTTTCTTTTCCCCGGTGTATGATTATGCGGGGCTCCCATGAACTTCATTGCCCTGATGTGAACTTAGACTTTGGCAAAAAAGAATGTGAAGTTTAGAATCTGTTGAATTCCAAGAACCCAAAAACTCGGCTAGTTTCTCCCCATTTGACCAATTCTGtttctttatataatatatatatatatatatatatatttagaaaagaGATTAGTCAAGAGTCAGAAACACATTCCCATGAACTAAATATTGAAACATTCAAGCTaagtaatatataaaaattaaaaaagtttgcTCTTGGCTTCGTACATATAAATACATCTTTCAATAACTCcatctatataatataatataactcCATATTGATTCATATTCTTCAGAATAGTTCATTGCTTTATACTTGTAATATCCTTCCATTTGTAGTCCAAGAAAAATTAGACTTCCAAAATCTTGGACTATTTTGTAGCAATAATGCTTATTTCATTGTTCCAATCTTTACAGAAAGGTCCTCTTCCAATCCTTAAGCATGTAACATTGTTTGTAAATGTGATTTGTGACAGACATAAACTATATTCCCACGTACCGTTACCTGCGCATTGACTGGGCAAATTACATAGTAGATGTGCTAAAAGGACCCACTGTGGCTGATGAAGTTGAGCTTAAAGCTTCCCATTACATCTTATCAATCAGTGTCATGTTTGGGCTGAAGCTAAGGGAAGTTAGCAGGAAATGTTTTGTTTCTTGCGGTAGACACAAAAtgaattaaggattattttgaattgaaaACTTGACTTTATTACATTGAATTGAAAACTTGACCTGAAGtcatttcaattaatattaaaaataatcaacaCGCACAGTTTGACTTAATTAATATTGGCTGCTTTTCCTTAATAACAATGGTTCAAAACTGCAGCAGCTCAGTTGTACACACTTCAGGCAGTTTATATGGTACTACGGCCACATTTGCATGCTTCATAAGGCTATTGTTTAAGCAGAACGTaccctaattttctttctttttcagtcGTTTTACTAATTTGATAGAATCAGTGTCCGAAGATTGACAGAACCTAGAAACGTATTATGTTTAATCTCTTAGCATTGTTATCTTGACTTCGTAAAATTCTTTCTGTGGTGCCAGTTTTACTCTTCCGTCACATATGATAATGCAGTAGCAGTAGCTTATGACCTTTATTGTTGCCCCTGAAACTTTCATtctatttcaaatatttattaatattctaaGTTTATATGTGATTTTAATATACAGTTGCACATTATACCTGTGTCTTGTACTatgtcaatttaatattattaatattgcaTGAAAAATACTTCCATTTAAATTGGAATGTCCCGGCCGATAGGCAATTCCTAAGCACATACCATCAATAAGCTTAAGACAATTCAAAAGTAAGTGAAAGAAACCTCAAGAAAATAGAATACGAAAagcattcataaatattataagcTTACAAATCACTCCCAGACGCAGAGGGAGTCACCAGCTGCGGGGATTTTCCAAACATTCCTTGTCAATTACTCACAACTAAACGTCACCATCTACTTCAAAACTCCTCgcagaaatgaaaataaataatgcaggaaaatatgaattattttgaaaaaatagcACACCAAATGCTAAGATACACAcgcacatatatatatgtgtgatATTTTGATAACTATTAAATAactatattttatacttaataTTTTTGGATTGAAATTCTCTTATGTTCaagtttaatataatatagtatGTCATACTTACAATCTACacatttaatttgaaatcagatgattgtatttttattaaaaatttgaatttaaaatctaaaatacaggtactttattattgaataacaACAATCAATAGTCAAGTTTCTACAAACATGATCTATCACGTAAGAGAATCTTAATCAAATTCTTTAAcaaaaattgtaaatttatttaaaaaaatatttatatattaatgtaACTAAGAAATTAGATGTAAATGGAATTTAAATAAAGTGTGAGAATTCTTCTTAGTATAGAaatccaaagaaaaaaagtacacaaaaaattttttaaaaaaaatttaacagtcttataaagtatttaaaaataaaacattataaattattgtatCTGAAACATATTTGAcataagaatattattttcctAGAGATTTTTGTGCAATCTAAACTCCTCATGCAGGCATTGTAAAGACATTTTGTTCTTAATTAGTATTCATTATTGTATTACTTACATCaaacaattacaaaaaatcaATACTTAcaacaaacaattaaaaatcaaagttCGAGATTAAAAtagtgtattttatttttaacaatatacaTTGATTAGAGTATATTTTTCTCCCTTGCTTGTGAatcaaatccataaaattcactAATACTGAGAatccataaaataataatagtaataaatgaatcaaacattttatttatctttctactttttattattaaaatgttaCATTTGTTGACAAGCTAGTTTaatgaaggaaaaagaagaaaagcaaaGAACTATTACATTGcgcaagtatgagaaaagaatgaaaaagaagaaaaaaaatggagtTTACACGTATAGGAGGATTATACTTCATCACCACCAATAATGTGGTGACAATAAGAAGTTGTTGGATATGTCAGCACTGAACTAAAACACTCCAGACCAGAACATGATTCAAGAACTTGAATGATCTGGGCGGGTCTTGTCAGCAATGGAATCGACAGCAACATCCATGACAAAGTTAGGAAATGCAGGTGCGTGAACAAGCACATTGCCAGCAAACTTCCTGTTGCAACTGCCACTTCCCCCAGGGATATTACTGCATGGATTAGTACCAGGATGTTTTGGATCAGTTTTGAGGGACTGAAACACGGCCCTGTTATCTTGCTTCAACCATTTCTCTCCTAGTGGCCTCATTGCACCAAGTTGTATGGAAGCCAAGAAAATGGAGAGAACCAGAAGAACTGTAAACATGTTTTTGTTGTAAGAGAAAGAGCAACCCATCTTCAACATCTTCTTTAGTTTCTGCAGACGAAAAGattattgtttatttactTTCACTCGATTAATGCACAAGATTTAGAAGGAAATCACAGATTTAATAGTAATTGGTGCGTGTGATAATGGAGAGGAAGGGGGTATTATAAGGAAGTATATATAAGGAGATGATGGGGTTGTGTTTTGACCAGCGATGGTATGGGATTGTAGTAACAAGTATTTCCAAGTTTTGACTGAGCGATGGGTTTGAAGGTTGAAGCATTGAAGTGGAACAGATCAACACACGGTACGTTCCCTGGACCCTAAACAGTAGTTATGTAAAGCAGGGAAGGGAACGTGATCTACGAGCTCTTTCATACATTTCGGTCTCTAAATGTATACGTCGTTGTTCATGACTAATCCAGAGTCAGAATGGGGGTACAAGTTTTAATCGGCGGAGTTAATAAAAccaaaggaaaaagaaagaaagaaagataaattatacattcaacttatatattattatacaatGATAAACCATTTATGATCAACATATACTCCtctactaataaataattgcatttgataatttgtaaaaaaacATATGCAGACCCAGAATTGACAGCTTTGAAGTCTGTATtcacatatttaaaatatatatatatatatatatatatatattctagtTGACAAATGGGTTTGTTCCGTATGTTGTTGATAGGGATTCAAAATTCTTTATCAGACTTGGGGAATTATTGCGAtattgcttcttttttttctttcacgAATGTCTTATCGTTAATATTGAtgatttagttttaaaaagaaatgatgaTTTATTGTTGTCCAGATGATTTAAATCAACATATGAAATGGGTAAtgatattattacattaaataaaaaaagaaacaagaagaatgCTGTGTTAAACTAACCAGTCCCAGAAtgacattaaataaatatcattccATTTCTTGGTAAAAGTAGAGGTGGACTCAGCTATACCGTAAGCCATTAGTTTAGATTTCTGAAATTAGCTTTTGCGTGGGCGACAGGCACTGACTCATATATGATATGAATTCGGAGTTTTCTTTAActttgaatttcaaattgcAGGAGCAACTGTTTGTTCCCCATACAGTTACACCATTGgatatttttcttaagaaaaatgttacttttataatgaaatagaaaaaatgttcttaaatattatttaaaatctttaaaatgaaaagataatgcaaataaattcACAATATGCAAATTATCAGAGCTCAAACTTCAGTTGGAACTTGGCTGAAGCCTAGAATCACTACTTAAGGTCTATCTCGAAAGGATTTTTTGTTTCTCGCGATTTCAGAATCCACTGTAAATGGAATCCAGCAAACTGTAATCGCCGAGTAAACAGGAAAATAACTCCATCAATAGTAAGATATGGAAACTACTgaagaataatataatttggaGTGTTATTGCAATAGTATAATTTGGAGTGTTATTGCAATAGTATGTCCAAATTTCATATTGCCTGTTATTGAGAAATATGTTACATAAATTCAAGTGGGCTTGATGGAGTTCTACACAGATGAACATTAAGAAATAGATCATTAACAAGTGAAATTCTTAGGGTGAATATTTGGCGTAAGCAGTTCATACAACAACACAAGTTAGAGTACAAATAATTAATCGTACCAGTGGCCTATCATTTCTTAGCCAAGGAGCAACATAATTCCTGCATCTTTTTTAAAGAGGAGCTGCATCGGCTGAAACTCAGAGTATGAACAGAACGCTAAGTATACAGTGCTATCATTTGGAGAAAACAGCCTCCAGTTTCTCCTTCAACTGCTCGGCTGCGCCACCTTGAGTTCGGATAGAAAAAGTGTGAATAATCTTATCATTCTCCGCTGCTGACATATTACATTCTTGTGCTGTAACTTGATGTTCTCGAAACGATTCTAGTATGCTAGAAACTGGGTGAACATCCAAAGGACAACTCACCCTCACCACAGCATCCTCTTGTCTTGCCTGGAAATCAATCTCTGTCACTGGAAACTGCTTTTGATTATTGTTTGACATCTCCTTTTCAGTTTCCAAAACTCTAATCTTTGTCTGGAGATCGGTTATGTAAGTAATAGCATCACCCAGCAGAGAGGCCTTGTCCATCTTAGAGATATTGGGCACAACAGCTCTCAGTGCATAGAATCTCTGATTGAGCTTCTCTCTCCTCTGACGCTCTGCTTCCACATGATTCAGAGGCTCTTCCCTCCCATTCGCAGGCTTTCTCCCTCTCTTCCTTGGTTTCCGTTCATTTTGATGAGGAGACAAGTCCTCCTTAGGCTGCTCCAAGCCAGTAACCATTGTTTCGGTATTGAAACCAGGAACATTCATTTGGTTCAGATGTGGAAACAATTTTGCTTCATTAATGTCGCTTGGGCAGCCACTAGAAGTACTTCCATTAACTGGATTAGTGCCAATTGCTTCTGGATATTCTGAAGTAAAAATCAGATCATCTTCAACCTTTGGGGAGAAATTAATGCTAATTGATCGTGATTTCGAGCTACCCAGACTCAATTCACGCCCAAATATTTTCGGGCATGTCTTTGCCTGTAAAGCATTTGCTCCCCCAAATATGGTTTTTGCCCGTTCCCCAATAATATGCTCTTCAGGAATTGATTTGATTGAACCAAGCTCCACAACTCCAGACTTGACAGGAAAAAAAGCCAATGTTTGGAATCCAGCTGATCTTGCTAAAAATGATCTCAAATGATAATGTTCTAAACAAGTAATCACATCCGAAGCCCAAATTGATCTACCAGACTTATATGATTCTGCAGGACCATAAGCTGAATCACACCGAAAAGTAAAATACATTGAAGTAAGATAAAACATCTCGACATCTGAAACCCCATTCAAATTGGCTGCATAATTGTCACCATCTGATGCATTAAAGCAGGAATGGAGCTTTTGAAGCACACGCTTCTTCGACTCGTTTCCATTCTCAACTCCCTCCAATCTTCTATCACCAGTAGCATTCCCCTCTCCAGCTCCACATTTTTGGTTGCGACAAATCCCCTCACCCCAAGTCAAGATGGACCCACCAGATTTCAAGCTGGAGGCACACCAGAATATTGCATAGTTCCAATTGGAACCGTCAACAAGCTGGTTCAGCCCCTCCTGCAAACCCAAACTGCTCGGTGGAGAAACTAAATCTGCCAGTACATTGTTAGAAGCCGATGAGATGAGGAATTCACAGGCCTCGGCACCTATTATAGATTCCACCATGGCCTTGTCTTCTTTTGCCCAAAATTTCTCACCCATGATCCCCTTTTCCAGAGTTTTCTCACGTAAATAACAGAATTCCCAAAACCTGTATCTTACAGAAACTGAAATTCCCAAAACTGTATCTTACACAAGCAAGGAGCTTTCTCACTCGAATGTTGCAAAATCAAGAATTCTATTTACGTCCATTTCATTGAACTCTCAAAAACTTCAAGAATTTAACAAGCTAGTAGACTCATAGAACCCACAACTAGAATTGTACCCAGACTTTTAAATTCGCCTCAGCAAAATCCACGTGAAACCCAATAATTTTACTACACATGTTACAAAGCAATAAAATTTCAGCAAAAATCAGGTATTGCACtgttgaagaaagaaaaagatttgagCTTTACACACTATCTAACTTGTCAAGTGAAAAAACACTCTAGTCCAGCACAGTTACTATTGAGAGCAGCAAAagggcaaaaaaaaaaacaaaaaaaaaaaaacaaaaaaacttACCCGAGAGATgaatattattggattgtaaTTGGTAAACTTAaacttcaaaattttcttGAGATTTTGTCCGTCAGAGGGAGTTTCTAAGAATATTGAGTTAGATCTGGATTTTCTAGGGTTTCCATATTCAtgaattttattctaatttctaTATTGACGCCGAGTGGGGTTGCTATGTATTCTCTGAACAAGTAGTACTTTGTGGTACCAACAGCGGGTTCGACTCTCCGTTTGCCACTTGGCCCTTTGGCTTTGCCTTTTGTCACGTTCTTACCATGTTGAATGGGACCCGTTCTAAATTGCCATCAGCAAAATTTTCGCGTCCCTGAACTTTTTGAGCTTATTTCACTTGACCCCTAATAATCTATCGCATTTTATAAAATCCCTAAATTCATGCACAATATGCAGGAACATGTAGAAGATGCAGCTCCTGTATGTTGATGGAATCCCACGAGGCATTTTCCTTCTGTGGGTACACTTTTATAAATGGCTAAAAGAAAATGCCAATTTTTGCCCCTAGACTGGGAGTCAAAAATCGAcgattagtttatattttaacttttttgcCTATTTACCTACCAGCTTGCTGTAAATAGCCACTTACCCCATAAAATAGAAACTGGGTTAAACACTAAAACGGGAGAGTGAGACGTATGAAAAGAACAGAATAACATacaatcttaattattttattttattattattctttttatatatatattacccATCATCATGCACCATATTACCCATCATGATATATCAAATCTGATAAAAAATTCTctctcaaaaaagaaaatctaatcTTTAATTACCACTTTTTCCAAATCCTTCTTCTCTATCCTCAATATTTCCTTCATCCACAATCGAAAAGCTTCCTTTCCTCACCACCTCCTTTCCAAATCTGACCATCGTCATCAGTTGAAAAGCCTTTCTGGTTTTAAATAAGCTCTAAGATAAGCCCaccaatattagaacacataACATAAATCTCGCCAGCAACAAGCTCATGTTGCATTTTTCGATTGTCTCTTGTCACTCTACTAAATTGGAGGAAGAAAAGGCATGGAATTCACAACGCAACATGTCTTTATATTGAAACACCTATGTGTATCACTACTACTacagcaaaaaaaaaaaaaacaccgTTGTCGTTTGCCGTCGCCGGCGGATGTAATTGTTTCCTTTGGTAGCTTCTGTTTTTTCACAGCTGCTATAAAGCGAAGAAGCGAACCAATGCCGGCCCAATAGTAACGAGCAAACTCCgaatctaaatttt
The Ricinus communis isolate WT05 ecotype wild-type chromosome 1, ASM1957865v1, whole genome shotgun sequence DNA segment above includes these coding regions:
- the LOC8274758 gene encoding transcription factor bHLH3; the protein is MGEKFWAKEDKAMVESIIGAEACEFLISSASNNVLADLVSPPSSLGLQEGLNQLVDGSNWNYAIFWCASSLKSGGSILTWGEGICRNQKCGAGEGNATGDRRLEGVENGNESKKRVLQKLHSCFNASDGDNYAANLNGVSDVEMFYLTSMYFTFRCDSAYGPAESYKSGRSIWASDVITCLEHYHLRSFLARSAGFQTLAFFPVKSGVVELGSIKSIPEEHIIGERAKTIFGGANALQAKTCPKIFGRELSLGSSKSRSISINFSPKVEDDLIFTSEYPEAIGTNPVNGSTSSGCPSDINEAKLFPHLNQMNVPGFNTETMVTGLEQPKEDLSPHQNERKPRKRGRKPANGREEPLNHVEAERQRREKLNQRFYALRAVVPNISKMDKASLLGDAITYITDLQTKIRVLETEKEMSNNNQKQFPVTEIDFQARQEDAVVRVSCPLDVHPVSSILESFREHQVTAQECNMSAAENDKIIHTFSIRTQGGAAEQLKEKLEAVFSK